A genomic segment from Cygnus atratus isolate AKBS03 ecotype Queensland, Australia chromosome Z, CAtr_DNAZoo_HiC_assembly, whole genome shotgun sequence encodes:
- the RCL1 gene encoding RNA 3'-terminal phosphate cyclase-like protein, whose protein sequence is MAGGGGGSSQCLSYAGCNFLRQRLVLATLSGRPLKIRKIRAREEDPGLRDFEASFIRLIDKVTNGSRIEINQTGTTLYYQPGLLYGGSLEHDCSPSRSIGYYLESLLCLAPFMKHPLKIVLRGVTNDQVDPSVDNLKATALPLLKKFGIDGEGLEIKINRRGMPPKGGGEILFACPVRKVLQPIQFTDPGKIKRIRGTAYSVRVSPQMANRMVESARGILNKFLPDIYIYTDHMKGVSSGKSPGFGMCLIAETINGTILSAELASNPQGQGAAVLPEELGQNCAKLLLEEIYRGGCVDSTNQSLVLLLMTLGQQDVSKVLLGPLSPYTIEFLRHLRSFFQIMFKIETKSPEEEHKGGEKVLMTCVGIGFSNLSKTIR, encoded by the exons atggcgggcggcggcggcggttcCTCGCAGTGCCTCAGCTACGCGGGCTGCAACTTCCTGCGGCAGCGTCTGGTGCTCGCCACGCTCAGCGGGCGGCCGCTGAAGATCCGCAAGATCCGCGCCCGGGAGGAGGACCCCGGGCTCCGCG ACTTTGAAGCAAGTTTTATTCGCCTCATTGACAAAGTGACCAATGGCTCTAGGATTGAGATAAACCAAACAG GTACTACCTTATATTATCAGCCTGGTCTTCTATATGGGGGCTCATTGGAACATGACTGCAGCCCCAGTCGCAGTATTGGCTACTACCTGGAAAGTTTGCTCTGCTTGGCACCTTTCATGAAACATCCACTGAAGATTGTCTTGAGGGGAGTAACAAATGATCAAGTAGATCCTTCG gTTGATAACCTTAAGGCCACAGCTCTACCCCTACTGAAAAAATTTGGAATTGATGGTGAAGGTCTGGAAATCaag ATCAACCGGAGAGGAATGCCTCCCAAAGGGGGTGGAGAGATACTGTTTGCTTGCCCAGTGAGAAAGGTCTTGCAGCCTATTCAGTTCACAGACCCAGGCAAAATCAAGCGCATTAGAGGAACTGC ATACTCTGTCAGAGTGTCACCACAGATGGCAAACAGAATGGTGGAATCTGCAAGAGGCATCCTGAATAAGTTTCTCCCAGACATTTATATCTACACAGATCATATGAAGGGGGTCAGCTCTGGAAA ATCTCCAGGATTTGGCATGTGCCTTATTGCAGAAACCATCAACGGCACTATTCTCAGTGCTGAGCTAGCCTCAAACCCTCAGGGCCAAGGAGCAGCTGTGCTTCCTGAGGAACTTGGCCAGAATTGTGCTAAGCTGTTGCTTGAGGAGATCTATAGG GGAGGCTGTGTAGATTCAACAAACCAGAGCCTTGTTCTGCTGCTCATGACCCTTGGACAACAGGATGTTTCCAAAGTCTTGTTAGGACCTCTGTCTCCATACAC aATTGAATTTCTGCGACACCTGAGAAGCTTCTTCCAGATCATGTTTAAAATTGAAACGAAGTCCCCTGAAGAAGAACACAAGGGTGGGGAAAAAGTCTTAATGACGTGTGTCGGCATTGGATTTTCCAACCTTAGCAAAACAATAAGATAA